The genomic interval TTTCATTTTCTTCACTAGCTTTAGGATGCCAAGCAACTAAAAATTTACCTGGATGGTATTTACTAAATTTGATCAATCCAGTCATCGCGTAACGGGTAACGTGTACGTTGATTGGCGACATAAAAATAGATACTTGTAGGCGTTTGTCTTTGAAATACTCACCTTCGTATACTTCTTCGATAACCACTACTTTACCATCTACAGGAGCCAGAATATGGTTCTCATTGATAATGGCAGATCTTTTAGGGTTTCTGAAAAATTGTAAAATAATGATCAAAATTAAAAGGGCACTAATTTGCATTAGTTTTTTTACCCATTCGATATCAACAATTTGATCCGATACTAATAGTACAGTTACAGTGAAAATAATTCCTAATAAAATGGTCTTGATTCCTTCTTTATGAAACATAATTTAAAATTTGATAAAATAAAAATACAATTGGTGCTACAAATATAACACTATCTAGTCGATCTA from Flavobacterium ovatum carries:
- a CDS encoding phosphatidylserine decarboxylase family protein — encoded protein: MFHKEGIKTILLGIIFTVTVLLVSDQIVDIEWVKKLMQISALLILIIILQFFRNPKRSAIINENHILAPVDGKVVVIEEVYEGEYFKDKRLQVSIFMSPINVHVTRYAMTGLIKFSKYHPGKFLVAWHPKASEENERTTIVIDNKTFGSILYRQIAGALARRIVNYAQEGMQVVQGTDAGFIKFGSRVDLFLPIGTKLNVVLNQKAIGGKTIIATKE